In Chlamydiota bacterium, the genomic stretch GGTATTTATCAACGTATTTAAGAAGTTTGGATAGTTGTTTGAGTTCTCTCATAAGACCTGTTTGTATGTAATTTAGATCGAGCGGTTGAAAGACAAGTCCTGCATAGACAAAGTAAGAAGGAGGAGTGGTGGGTTTGTTTGAAGGGATTAATTCTTGATTAAATAAATCATGTGTTAGGGGAACTAAAAGATCTTCTACCTGTCCACTTCTAAGAATTTTTAAATGGATGCTATCATGGATGCGTTTTTCTTTGATCAGGTGCAAAAAAGGTAAAAATTCTGTCTTGCGGAATTGAATACTTCCATCATCTAAGATAGGCACATGATCGATTTCGAGTAAAATATCGCGTGGTTGTAGGTAAGGGAAAAAACAGGACATAAGTTCGATCCGTGTAATTAAAATACCAGTATTGTAGTGCAAAAGGCCAAACGCCTGTTTTAAATCGGAATGGATCATTTTTTGATAATGAATACCTGGTTCAATAAGGGTGTTTTGTTTTTGTTGATCTATGGTGATGAGGAAATTTTTAATAAGAGTGACAGGAACCATATGACCTGTGTTTTGTAGATCAGGATTTGATTGCATTGCAATTCCTAAAATAGAGCCATCTAAGCTAAGGATAGGCCCGCCACTATTTCCCGGGTTTGTAGGCGCATCTATTTGGCAGGCTAAAAGGTAAGCTTGGCTATGCACATATTCCATGTATTCAATGCGTGAAACTTGCCCCTTCGTAATGGCAAGTTCATTTCCTCCCGCAGGATAGCCACATGCTAAAACTGTGTCCTGAACAAGGGGTAATTCTCCTAAGCGAAGCGCTGTAGTATTTTCGAAAAACTCATCTTCTAAAGGAGTGATAATTGCAAGATCGAAGGCGTGGTTGATATGTTCCACTTTTGCAGCATAGCGTCTTGGATTGTTGGCTTTTTTGAGTTCTAAATATACAGCGCCATCGACAACATGTGCATTTGTTAAAATGCGATTATTTTCAATAATACAACCACTTCCAGAAGAATCCACGTGTCGAGGCGCTGCCCAAGGTGTGGAATAGTTGTACACTTCACCTGTTTTATAGATTTTGATCACAGAAGAAAGGATCAATTCTTGAGCAAAAACCACGCTAAAAAAACCCAAAAAAAGAAACACAAATTTTTTCATATCGCACAGCGTACAAAATACCATCGATGTTGACAAGCTAAAATCTTTTCGCATAAGCTGTATGAAATGGAAGTGTTAAAATCAAAAGCGGTCTTTAAAAAGAATTTAAAAAAGATCCAATCTTACAATACAGCCTTTTACATCAAAACATTGCACTATGCGAATCCACCTAAAACAAGCAACGTGCCTTCTCTTAACCTAGAAGAAGGCTTTGATTTGCATATTGTAGAACATGTGCACCATATTCAAAATCAAGGAAATAAAGAAGTGTGGATCTTTGAGGATAATTTTGAATCCCTTTTTTCTTTTTTGCATGCGGATGTAGCGTGCCACTTTTTAAAAACAGGAAAATGTTTTTTTGTGCATAAAAATCCACAACTTTTGAAAAAGGTCACGTGGTATTTGGCGACAAAAAAATA encodes the following:
- the htrA gene encoding Serine protease Do-like HtrA; amino-acid sequence: MKKFVFLFLGFFSVVFAQELILSSVIKIYKTGEVYNYSTPWAAPRHVDSSGSGCIIENNRILTNAHVVDGAVYLELKKANNPRRYAAKVEHINHAFDLAIITPLEDEFFENTTALRLGELPLVQDTVLACGYPAGGNELAITKGQVSRIEYMEYVHSQAYLLACQIDAPTNPGNSGGPILSLDGSILGIAMQSNPDLQNTGHMVPVTLIKNFLITIDQQKQNTLIEPGIHYQKMIHSDLKQAFGLLHYNTGILITRIELMSCFFPYLQPRDILLEIDHVPILDDGSIQFRKTEFLPFLHLIKEKRIHDSIHLKILRSGQVEDLLVPLTHDLFNQELIPSNKPTTPPSYFVYAGLVFQPLDLNYIQTGLMRELKQLSKLLKYVDKYQSDKKKQVVLLSKVLSHTSTKGYHDIRHEEVTKINGYAIDELKDVPKAFENNPHFFHIIETKSGLQCILNAQESLQAHFDILKQYHIHQDRSDDLLD